The segment GGACCAGCGACGGAAGACTGGGTTCGCCCTCCGGCTGGGTGGCCAGAGGTCCATGGAGGAGGTGGCGTGTTGCCGTCCAACGCCcaggtcttttttcctttgtttccccaGGGGTTGGTTTGCAATCCTCCTCCGGACCCGCCATCACTCTGGAATCGGCCGAGTTCAAGCCTGGGGGTTTCGGGAGGGTTTTTGCGGGAGAGGGAGCGGGGTGTGAGAAGGCGGTTTGTCAGGGGCGAGCCCTGGGAGCCGCAGGAAGTGCTAGCGTGGGTTGCACTGTTTCCTTGCCGCCGCCCTAGGCTCTGTGCGTCTTCCTTAGCGCCGGGAGAGCAATGTCCTGAAGTCTTTGATGGACTTGGCCATCAGGCGGGGCATTGGCTTGTTGGGTTTGCGTTTGGCGAAGGCCTGCGTGCGTTGGGAAGCGGCAGGGCCTGCGTTGGCCGAGGTGGCCTCGGGCAGGCCCGCcggaggaagggaggtgggggcgtTGGTGCGGGGCTCTGGCTTGCaggcggtgggggctggggctgagtgggGCTGGGCCTCGTGCCGAATGGCTTCTTCGGGGTCCACGTGGGGCGACTTCGGTAGTGGGAAGGGCTTTGCGGTTGGGCCGTGGAAGACCACGATCTTGGTGCGGGCGTCTTGCAACTTGGTGAGGCGGGCCGAGCGGAAATTGAGGGTGAGAGCTTGGAGGCGCTGCTCTCTGGCCAGCTGAAGCCTCAGGTAGGCGTCGCGCCAGGATTCCCCCGGTCTCGGCGTGTCCGTGGGAAATTTCTGGGCACAGTGAGCCTTCCAGAGGTGGTCTGCGTGGGGCACGAGGCCCGGGTTGCAGGTCTCGATGCGGTAGAGTTGATCCGGCGAGCAGCTGCGCAGGACGGGCTGGAGAAGAGAGTAGGAGGCGGGCGGCAGCGGGCCGATGGCATCCAGGTGATTCTGCAGGAGGCGCGTGCAGAGCTGGCGCAGGCTGGGCACGGCGGGGCCGTGGGCTCGCTTGGAGCCCGCGAACACGCGGGTCTTGGCGTTGACTCTGCACGGGGCCAAGTCCGGTTCGTGCTGGCGTGGGGGCGAAGGCTGCCCGAAGGACCCCCAGTCCCAGTGCGGGAGCGGGGCCTCCCCCGCGTCTCCCGGAGCGGGAGCGGGGTCTGGCCGGcaggccaggctgtccgagagggccGTTGCCAGCTGAGGGTCTTCGCGTGTGGAAGGCCGCGGGTCCtctgggcgggctgggggcccgtCGGCTGACTCCAAGGCCCAGTGGTCGTCGTCCTCGTCGTCGTCGTGGTCGTCGTCGCCTCCCCCGCTCCCTTGAGCGTGCTGGGTGCGGGGCTCCTGCCCCGCCTGTGCGCTCTTGGTCCTTTGCTTTTTCCTGGGTGGCGGTTGGTAGTCGAGACACTCCTCCCAAGACAGGCGTGCGGGGGCCTGGGACTCGCTGTCTGCGTGCCCGcgggggcagcgggtgggggtcCCCGCTGCTCTCGCCCCCGAAGGAAGGCgtgtgagtttgatcctcagcggaGGCACGGTcctcgggggtccctggggcgCGGGTTCTGCGGCGTCCGGTGTGTCCGCGCGTGGGGCCGTGGGCTCTTGCTGGCCGCAGTTTCCTCCCGCTCGGGCCTCCCTGGAGCGCTTCCGGCCGCGGCTCTTGCTTGGGCTGGCGGTGCTGGCTTCGGCTGGGGCCGGAGCGTCCAGGAGCGGACTCCAGCGGTCCAGCAAGCGTGCGGCCAGAGCGGCCGGCTGCTGGTAGTCGCGCAGGCGCCTGAGGGCCTTGCTGAGGCGGGAGTCGTCCAGGAGAGCGGCGGTGGGCGGCAGCGCGGAGAGCCTGGTCAGCGCCTTGAGGAGCTTGGCGGGTCTGGGCAGGAGGGCCAGCTGAGCTTGCAGCTTGTCCAGGGTGGCGTCCGGCGCCGGgcgggcctggccttctggctgCATGTCTCCGAGGTGGAGGTGAGGGGGCCTGCAGGTGCGGCCCTTGCGGGCTGGGCTAAGGCGCTGCGGCCCGAAGGGTGGAGGTGAGCTTCGCGGCAGGTGCAGGAGTCGCAGCTGACGTCGGGCAGTGGCCGGCCTTCGGGCTCCTGGGCGGCGCGGTGCGGCGCAGTTCTGCCAAGCTCTGTCTCTTCGGCGAGATGCACAGTGGGAGTGGCGCCAGACGCGCGCTTATGTACCCTCTGGACACAGCCTGGACCCCAggtcccgccccccgcgccgccccttgGTCCTCCGTGCAACGGCCGGCTGTGGCGCACCCTTGCGGGAGGTTCGGCCTGGGGATGCCTGgaaatcccccccgccccccccttccCGCTCCAACCTGCACTCCAGGAGGGGGTCCACCGTGACTCATCTCTTACCCATCCACACTCACTCGCCTGCCTCACCTGTCCCACTCCTCCCGTCCCGTGGCACCCGTTCTCTGTCCCGTCTGCAATCATGGCATCTCGTGGCAGTTCCTCTCAGGAACCTGGGCCTGGTGACTTTGAACAACTTGCAGAAAACTCCAATTGGAACTCGTGTCGTTCACTCGTGGAGGAGTAGCTCTCCGGCGTTCCTCGCGCCGTCTTGGCTTGCCTCAACTCGGCTTGCTGTGACCACAGTTGTGCTTTCTCTGGAGCGCCATGTCATGTAGTCAGGAGCCTCCTTGGTGCCCAAACGCATCCAGGGATCCAGAATTTGAACGGAAATCATTCCCGAGGGCTGTGTGAGCACAGGAACCCAAGCTGTGAGGAATGGGGATGGCTGATGGGAATCTTGTCCAAATGAAAAGagttgggtcctttggggtggctTGTCATCCCAGCCCCTCGAACGTCCTCCCGGAAcctccctgtgtctgtgtgtgtgtgtgtgtgtgtgtccctgtgaaagagagaaagagagagggagagagagcacataaACGAGGGATGCTTGCAGAACTGGACAGCTCCATGGGGGCAAAAAATGTACACCTGACCTCTACCTTAGGCCATGCACACAAGTCAGTTCCAAGTGGATGAAGATCTCCACATCAGGCCTGAATGCAAGAGGTCCCTGAGGAATACGGGCAAACCCTCCACGCCCATGAAGCTGCAGGCGTGTTCCACGAGGAGCCAGCGCCGACCAAGCAAGCGGACGCCAACCAAGATGAACACACGGGAGCCTATGAACCTAAGAACCGTGTGCACCTCAGCCGAAACGGTGAACGAGACTCAGAGACGGCCCCTGGAATTGGAATGATGATTGAAGCAATACCCCTCTCCTAAGGCTTGAATATCACAGCTCTACTAGGCACTGGGAGAACTATCCAAGGAAAAAGCGCCTGTACTCATCAAGAAACGgggagaagacatgaacagaacTTCCTCAACGAAGACATCCGCATGGCTTCCAGGCTCATGGGGAGGCGTGCGACCTCGTGAATCGTCGGGGAGATGCAAAAGCAAACAGCAAGGAGATAGCAACTCACGCCATAgacactgacacacatccaaaagaatcagAACAGTCAGTGCGGGCACGGATGTGCAGGGAAAGGGAGCCTCAATTCCCGGGTGCCGGGAATGCCGGCCGGTTCGCTCTTTGTGCCAAACGAGACAGACATGCCTCAAAGAGGTAGAAATCGAGCTCTCAGGGACCCCCGccataccgcttctgggaatatagcctgaCGGTCCAAACCCACACAGCTCAAACACCGTCGGCTCGTCTATGTTCGTTAGGGCAGCGCCATTCACCATGGCAGAAACTGGAAACAccccgagtgcccgaaaacagaggTGTGGGCAGAAAACCCGGAGGGGGGTGGAAtctttcaggatgggagatgtgtgccgaacgtAGTTAGAGGATCAGAGGGATAGCCTCTGAGTCTCTGCATGGCTAACCAAAATACCCCAAAGTACAGAGTGATTCTCGAGGAAATGGCCTGCCCTAGAGCCATGGAGGGCTTcaagggggcgggggcgtggggacGGGAGATCAAGGGACATTGAGGATGGagaaattgcactggtggagggatggccgtTTGATACTTCTGTGATTGAAAcgcaaccatgaaagtttgtaactgtaactcatttcGATTCACTCATTAACAAGGCatgctttgaagatacctttatcttcaataagCTGGAGggtgtctctcattctgggcaactcagagaagggaacaccaagtcaaatatgattggaggtcatgtaggggggaaagatgatgcgggcccaataaagacaagagactgaacacaatggccactcaacacctttattgcaaaccacaacacctaatcagaaagagtgaacaaaagggaataccctgccacagtggcagtgtggggtggggggagacaggactggggagggggcgagggatgttgggtttactggtggtggagaaagggcactggtggagggatgagttatcaaactttgtaagggagaatcatgagcacaaaaatgtataaatctgtaactgtagcctcccgttgactcactaattaaaaacaaactattaaattaaaaaaaaaataataaaaaaataaacataaaaaggcaTGCTACTGTAGATGGGGTCCCTACAAGGCGATGTGTTCAGCGTTGAATCATCTCTCAGAGTCACGTTTCCCTCCGTGTGGGCGCGAACGCTGGCCGTGCTTGCTGTTCAATCTAGTCTCAGCACTCCGgactttgtcctttctctccctaAGTCAGAAGACAGAGCCTGCATTCGAAGACCCCCAAATCCAAGCCGATTCTCTCCAGGACTTGGAGCTCAGGGTATGGATTTCTTCGTGAGAACGTGGGATGAGGAGCTCTCAGGTTGTTGAGTGCAACCGGAGCCAGGGCGGGCATGGTTTGGCTCTTTGTGTAACCCAGATCTGGAAAAGGTTGGAGCGATCAACCGTGCGGTCTCTGTGTGTCCTCTGTACCCGGATATGCACACGTGCCGATCTGCACGCTCTACGCGTCTGACCACTGCGCGAGAGAGGTCCGAGGAAGGAGCACTCTTGTTGCTCGGAGGAGACCGCTGGTGTGGTGCCTGACACAGTGTCAGACAGCAGGTGCCAGGTGCCGTTCAGCTCGTGGTCCTGGGTGTCCCGTCGTTGTCTTGGCGCTGGATGTGTGGGACTGGCTTTGGGCACCTATTTGGAAGCGATTTGACACGCGCTAGACCCGCACTTCTGGACCCACTGGCCGTGCCCTGAAGCCCCCCGGGCCTGCCCATCCACCGCAGGGCATGAAGGGTCCTCCATGGAATAGCGGGCTGTGACCCACCCAGTCGGGTTGTTTAGGGTGGGGCTGTGTGCAGACGGCTGGCTCTGCGGTGGGTccgccggggggtgggggtggggggcggaaggGGATTCCCACGGTGACTCATCGTGCCCACGGTGACTCACTCAATTACCCCACCTGTCCCAGTGGCCCATGGAAACTGTTCTTTGGACCCTCTGGAATCGTGGGGGAATATGGTGCCCATCCCTTTGAGCAAAGtgggcctgaatttgatccccgacaccccggGTGATTTTGCACAGCTTAGCAAAATTAGACTCGGACCTGGAGTCATCCCAAGTCGCGTGTCCCAGCGTTCCTCTGATGTGTGGATTTGCCCCCGTGAGATGGCTGTGACGCACCCCATCTGTGCGTTCTTTCAGTCACATCTCTTGTCCGCAGCCTGGCAAGAGACTGGCACGTTCCCAGGGTCTTGGAATTTGAAAAAAGTAGTCATTCCCGAGGGGGGTGTGAGCAGGGGCTGGGCGGCCTAACGGTGTTTGCAACTTCTTGGGGGCTGTGTGTTTGCTAGGGGGACAGGATGGAGACACAGGGCCGCTCGCGGCTCATTCGCACAGGTTCCTCAGGGGACTGTAGGCGGCCCTAAGGTGGGGCTGCTGCCGGTGGGGGCCCAGTCAAGGCAGCATGTTCAGCCCTGTTTCGTGTCTCGGGctcaggctttctctctctgtttaggCGTGAACGCCGGTGCTTGGTGTTCCTCTTGGTGTTCCAGAGCCACTCCACGCTCTGTCCCTTTCGCCCTCTCACTTAGAAGACAGAGCGGTGCCGGGCATGGATTGCAAGTCCGTTTGAACCAGGTGTTGGAGCCGAAGGTCTGGTTGTTATTCGTGAAGGGTGTGCAATAGGGAGCGGTCAGCTTCCTCTTCCCCTGACCGGGCCCAGGGTCAGCAGTCATTGGCCGATTGTGTAACCAAGATCTGAAACAGGTTGGGGCGATCAACCCAGCAGTCTCTGTGTATCCTCTAGACACATACGGGCCAATACCGATGTGCGTGAGCGCTGTCtttgatctctctgtctctctctccctccctatctctttctctctctctctctctctctctgactgtctctctctccctctccctgtctccatcaGCTAGAAAGGCCCCAGGACTGGAGCAGTTTGTCTCCAAGGAGGGGACTTTTGTGGTGGTCCCTGACACACAGTCAGGCAGCAGTTCCCACCGGCCTGGCTTTCAGCCTACGGCAGGAGCAGGAAAGTGTGAGAGCTGCCCGGTGAAAGCGGGTCCTGTGCGGGCGGGTGGCCTGGCTTCAGTAGCAGACGCGTCGGTGCTGGTGGGAAGGGAGCGTGTGCCATGGGTCTGGTATCTAGCGAGTATGGCCGGGATCCCACCCGCCGCGCTCCACCTAAGCAGAGGACCAGCGACGGAAGACTGGGTTCGCCCTCCGGCTGGGTGGCCAGAGGTCCATGGAGGAGGTGGCGTGTTGCCGTCCAACGCCcaggtcttttttcctttgtttccccaGGGGTTGGTTTGCAATCCTCCTCCGGACCCGCCATCACTCTGGAATCGGCCGAGTTCAAGCCTGGGGGTTTCGGGAGGGTTTTTGCGGGAGAAGGAGCAGGGTGTGAGAAGGCGGTTTGTCAGGGGCGAGCCCTGGGAGCCGCAGGAAGTGCTAGCGTGGGTTGCACTGTTTCCTTGCCGCCGCCCTAGGCTCTGTGCGTCTTCCTTAGCGCCGGGAGAGCAATGTCCTGAAGTCTTTGATGGACTTGGCCATCAGGCGGGGCATTGGCTTGTTGGGTTTGCGTTTGGCGAAGGCCTGCGTGCGTTGGGAAGCGGCAGGGCCTGGGTTGGCCGAGGTGGCCTCGGGCAGGCCCGCcggaggaagggaggtgggggcgtTGGTGCGGGGCTCTGGCTGGCaggcggtgggggctggggctgagtgggGCTCGGTCTCGTGCCGAATGGCTTCTTCGGGGTCCACGTGGGGCGTCTTCGGTAGTGGGAAGGGCTTTGCGGTTGGGCCGTGGAAGACCACGATCTTGGTGCGGGCGTCTTGCAACTTGGTGAGGCGGGCCGAGCGGAAATTGAGGGTGAGAGCTTGGAGGCGCTGCTCTCTGGCCAGCTGAAGCCTCAGGTAGGCGTCGCGCCAGGATTCCCCCGGTCTCGGCGTGTCCGTGGGAAATTTCTGGGCACAGTGAGCCTTCCAGAGGTGGTCTGCGTGGGGCACGAGGCCCGGGTTGCAGGTCTCGATGCGGTAGAGTTGATCCGGCGAGCAGCTGCGCAGGACGGGCTGGAGAAGAGAGTAGGAGGCGGGCGGCAGCGGGCCGATGGCATCCAGGTGATTCTGCAGGAGGCGCGTGCAGAGCTGGCGCAGGCTGGGCACGGCGGGGCCGTGGGCTCGCTTGGAGCCCGCGAACACGCGGGTCTTGGCGTTGACTCTGCACGGGGCCAAGTCCGGTTCGTGCTGGCGTGGGGGCGAAGGCTGCCCGAAGGACCCCCAGTCCCAGTGCGGGAGCGGGGCCTCCCCCGCGTCTCCCGGAGCGGGAGCGGGGTCTGGCCGGcaggccaggctgtccgagagggccGCTGCCAGCTGGGGGTCTTCGCGTGTGGAAGGCCGCGGGTCCtctgggcgggctgggggcccgtCGGCTGACTCCAAGGCCCAGtggtcgtcgtcgtcgtcgtcgtcgtcgtcgtcgccTCCCCCGCTCCCTTGAGCGTGCTGGGTGCGGGGCTCCTGCCCCGCCTGTGCGCTCTTGGTCCTTTGCTTTTTCCTGGGTGGCGGTTGGTAGTCGAGACACTCCTCCCGAGACAGGCGTGCGGGGGCCTGGGACTCGCTGTCTGCGTGCCCGcgggggcagcgggtgggggtcCCCGCTGCCCTCGCCCCCGAAGGAAGGCgtgtgagtttgatcctcagcggaGGCACGGTcctcgggggtccctggggcgCGGGTTCTGCGGCGTCCGGTGTGTCCGCGCGTGGGGCCGTGGGCTCTTGCTGGCCGCAGTTTCCTCCCGCTCGGGCCTCCCTGGAGCGCTTCCGGCCCCGGCTCTTGCTTGGGCTGGCGGTGCCGGCTTCGGCTGGGGCCGGAGCGTCCAGGAGCGGACTCCAGCGGTCCAGCAAGCGTGCGGCCAGAGCGGCCGGCTGCTGGTAGTCGCGCAGGCGCCTGAGGGCCTTGCTGAGGCGGGAGTCGTCCAGGAGAGCGGCGGTGGGCGGCAGCGCGGAGAGCCTGGTCAGCGCCTTGAGGAGCTTGGCGGGTCTGGGCAGGAGGGCCAGCTGAGCTTGCAGCTTGTCCAGGGTGGCGTCCGGCGCCGGgcgggcctggccttctggctgCATG is part of the Sorex araneus isolate mSorAra2 chromosome 2, mSorAra2.pri, whole genome shotgun sequence genome and harbors:
- the LOC129401892 gene encoding elongin-A-like, which encodes MQPEGQARPAPDATLDKLQAQLALLPRPAKLLKALTRLSALPPTAALLDDSRLSKALRRLRDYQQPAALAARLLDRWSPLLDAPAPAEASTASPSKSRGRKRSREARAGGNCGQQEPTAPRADTPDAAEPAPQGPPRTVPPLRIKLTRLPSGARAAGTPTRCPRGHADSESQAPARLSWEECLDYQPPPRKKQRTKSAQAGQEPRTQHAQGSGGGDDDHDDDEDDDHWALESADGPPARPEDPRPSTREDPQLATALSDSLACRPDPAPAPGDAGEAPLPHWDWGSFGQPSPPRQHEPDLAPCRVNAKTRVFAGSKRAHGPAVPSLRQLCTRLLQNHLDAIGPLPPASYSLLQPVLRSCSPDQLYRIETCNPGLVPHADHLWKAHCAQKFPTDTPRPGESWRDAYLRLQLAREQRLQALTLNFRSARLTKLQDARTKIVVFHGPTAKPFPLPKSPHVDPEEAIRHEAQPHSAPAPTACKPEPRTNAPTSLPPAGLPEATSANAGPAASQRTQAFAKRKPNKPMPRLMAKSIKDFRTLLSRR
- the LOC129401893 gene encoding elongin-A-like yields the protein MQPEGQARPAPDATLDKLQAQLALLPRPAKLLKALTRLSALPPTAALLDDSRLSKALRRLRDYQQPAALAARLLDRWSPLLDAPAPAEAGTASPSKSRGRKRSREARAGGNCGQQEPTAPRADTPDAAEPAPQGPPRTVPPLRIKLTRLPSGARAAGTPTRCPRGHADSESQAPARLSREECLDYQPPPRKKQRTKSAQAGQEPRTQHAQGSGGGDDDDDDDDDDHWALESADGPPARPEDPRPSTREDPQLAAALSDSLACRPDPAPAPGDAGEAPLPHWDWGSFGQPSPPRQHEPDLAPCRVNAKTRVFAGSKRAHGPAVPSLRQLCTRLLQNHLDAIGPLPPASYSLLQPVLRSCSPDQLYRIETCNPGLVPHADHLWKAHCAQKFPTDTPRPGESWRDAYLRLQLAREQRLQALTLNFRSARLTKLQDARTKIVVFHGPTAKPFPLPKTPHVDPEEAIRHETEPHSAPAPTACQPEPRTNAPTSLPPAGLPEATSANPGPAASQRTQAFAKRKPNKPMPRLMAKSIKDFRTLLSRR